The window ACGACACCAAGGACCGCTTCTATTCCAACGGCTACACCGGCCGCATCCTCTACTTGGGCGCGACCTGGAAGTTCTGAGCTCTCTCCTCCAGGGCTGTGTGGCGACACGCAGCCATTCTCCCGGCAGCCACATCCCCCAGGCGGCTGCCGTTTTTTTTCGCCGACCACCGCGCGGATCGATACGGCGCAAATGCGCGACAATCGCCGCATTCCCCACACTGCACGCACCCGTGACCAACCAGCTCGAACAGCTCCGCACCTTGTCCGCCGTGGTCGCCGACACCGGCGACATCGAGGCCATCGCCCGCTTCCGGCCGATGGACGCCACCACCAATCCCTCGCTGCTGCTGAAGGCGGCAGCGCTGCCGGCCTACGCTTCACACATCGACGCGGCGGTGGCGGCGGCCAGCGGCGACGACAAGGTGGGCGACGCCTGCGACCGCCTCGCCGTCGCCATCGGCGGCGAGATCCTCAAGCTGATCCCCGGCCGCGTCTCCACCGAAGTCGATGCGCGGCTGAGCTTCGACACCGAGGCCACCGTCGCCAAGGCCAGGCGCCTGGTGCAGCTGTATGCCGATGCCGGCATCGGTACCGACCGCCTGCTGATCAAGATCGCTTCGACCTGGGAAGGCATCCGCGCCGCCGAACGCCTGGAGCGCGAAGGCATCCACTGCAACCTGACCCTGCTGTTCTCGTTCGCGCAGGCGGTGGCCTGCGCCGAAGCGGGCGTGTTCCTGATCTCGCCGTTCGTGGGCCGCATCCTCGACTGGCATCTCGCCAACGGCATGGCCAAGCCGGCCGCGCCGCAGGACGATCCCGGCGTGCAGTCGGTGACGCGCATCTGGCAGCACTACAAGCGCCACGGCTACGGCACGGTGGTGATGGGCGCGAGCTTCCGCAACACCGGCGAGGTGCTGGCGCTGGCCGGCTGCGACCGGCTGACGATCTCGCCCGAGCTGCTGGGCGAACTCGCGCAATCCGACGCCGCCGTGGAGCGCGCCCTGGCCGACGACGGGCAGCGCGCCGCGCCGCCGGCCGCGCTGGACGAAGCCGCGTTCCGCTGGCAGCACAACGAGGACGCGATGGCGACCGAGAAGCTCGCCGACGGCATCCGCAAGTTCGCCGCCGACCAGCGCAAGCTGGAAGCGCTGCTGGCGGCGAAGCTGGGCTGAGGACGCGGCGATGACGGCCGTCCGTCCGCGCGTGGCGATCGTCGGCGGCGGTTTCGCCGGCCTGTGGGCGGCGCGCGCGCTGGCGTCGGCGCCGGTGGAGATCGTGCTGGTCGATCGCGGCAACCACCACCTGTTCCAGCCGCTGCTCTACCAGGTCGCCACCGCCGGCCTGTCCGCGCCCGACATCGCCGCGCCGCTTCGGCATATTTTGCGGAAGCAGAAGAACGTCGAAGTGCGGATGGCGACAGTGATCGGCATCGATGCCGGCGCGAAGCGCATCGCCCTGGACGACGGCGATACGCTCGAGTTCGACTACCTGCTGCTGGCCAGCGGTGCGACCCACGCCTACTTCGGCAACGACCAGTGGGCGCGGCACGCGCCGGGCCTGAAGACGCTGGACGACGCGCTGGACCTGCGCCGCAAGCTGCTGCTCGCGTTCGAGCGCGCCGAAGCGGCGACCGATCCGGCCGAGCGCGCCGCGTGGCTGAGCTTCGCCATCGTCGGCGGCGGCCCCACCGGCGTGGAGCTGGCCGGCACGCTGGCGGAGATCGCGCGCCATACGCTGAAGGACGAGTTCCGCCGCATCGACCCGGCCAGCGCGCGGGTGCGCCTGGTCGAAGCTGGGCCGCGCGTGCTGGCGGCGTTTCCGGAAGACCTGTCGGCGCAGGCGAAACGGCAGCTGGAAAAACTCGGCGTGGAAGTCTCGCTGGGCACGCCGGTGAAGGACATCACCTCAGACGGCTACGTGCTGGGCGATGCCTTCGTGCCGGCGAAGACGGTGGTGTGGGCGGCGGGCGTGGCGGCCTCGCCGCTGGGCGCGATGCTCGGCGTGCCGCTGGATCGCGCCGGCCGCGTGCAGGTGCGGCCCGACCTCGGCGTGCCGGGGCATCCGGACATCTTCGTCGCTGGCGACCTCGCCTCGCTGATGCAGGCCAACGGCCGGCCCGTGCCCGGCGTCGCGCCGGCGGCCAAGCAGATGGGGCGCTATGTCGCGCAGGTCATTCGCGCGCGTCTGTTGGGCGGTGCGTCGCCGCCGCCGTTTGCTTACAAGGACTACGGCAATCTCGCCACCATTGGCCGCATGGCTGCGGTGGTCGACCTCGGCCGGCTGCGCTTCTCCGGCCTGCTGGCGTGGTGGTTCTGGCTGGTGATGCACGTGTTCTTCCTGATCGGCTTCCGCAACCGGCTGGTCGTGCTGCTCAACTGGTGGTGGGCGTACTGGAGCTACCAGCGCGCGGCGCGGATCATCCTCGGCGACGACGGCCGCGAGCCGTCGGCCTCGGAGTAGGACGGAGCCATGACCACGCTGCTGCTCGCCTTCGATCTGATCGGCACCTTCGTGTTCGCGCTCAGTGGCGGCACCCTGGCGGTGCGCCAGCGGCTGGACCTGTTCGGCGTGCTGGTGCTGTCCTGCGCGGCGGCGGTGTCCGGCGGCATCGTCCGCGACGTGCTGATCGGCGCGCATCCGCCGGCCTCGCTGGCCGACTGGCGCTACCTGGTCACGGCGATGGCGGCCGGGCTGGTCACGTTCCGCTGGCACGGCCTGATCGAGCGCCTGCGCAATCCGGTGCAGCTGTTCGACGCCGCTGGCCTCGCCCTGTTCGCGGTGCTCGGCACCGGCAAAGCGCTGGCGTTCGGGCTGTCGCCGTTCGCGGCGATGCTGCTGGGGATGGTGACGGGCATCGGCGGCGGCATCGCACGCGACGTGCTGGTGGCGCGCACGCCCGTCGTGCTGCAGGCCGAGCTGTACGCGGTGGCCGCGCTGGCCGGCGGCGGCGTGGTCGCGCTGGCCTCGGCCCTGCACCTGCCGCAGCATCCGGCGATGGTCGCCGGCGCGCTGGCCTGCTTCGGCCTGCGCTGGATGGCGCTGCGCCACGGCTGGCGGTTGCCGGTGGCGCGGCCGCGGGAGTAGTCGTGCCCGTCTAGGCGCGATCGATGCGGCAGGCATAGCAGCCGCGGCGCGCGTAGTGCGCCTGCAGGAAGGCGACCTGCGGATCGGCGAAGAACCTGGCGATCAGGGCTTCGAGGCCGGTGCCCTCGACCACGTCCGCGTCGCGCATCCAGCCGCCGCCATCGTAGGCGCGTACCGAGAGCAGGCGGCCGAGCTGTTGCCGGGGGATAGCGTTGCGCACCCGCGCGGCGGTGCGCGCCCATTCGCCGACGAAGATCGGGCCGTCGGCGCGGTAGGGGGAGTCGGCGTCGAGGTGCCGCCAGTTCAACAGCAGCAAGGTCTGGCCCGGCGCGGCGTCTTGCAGGGTGATGCGGCAGGGGAACCCCGATTCGCTGTCGGCGTGGATGCGCTGGATGCCGCGGGAACGCAACGCGGCGTCGTCCAGCCCGAACAGCGGCGCGAAGGGCTCGGGCGGCAATCCGGAAACGATGTAGTTCATGGCGGCGCTCCTGCAGTGGGAGCGCCAGCGTCGCAGGCGGGCCGGATTCGCGAACCCCGTTTCTTGCGCGCTATTTCTTCTTCGTGGCCGCGGGCGCGGCGGTCTTCGCCGTCTTCTTCGCGGCTTTCTTGGCGGTGTTGCCGACCGGCCTGGCGCGGAGGTGGTTGCCGTCCTCGTGCAATTCGAACAGCTCGGTCGCGACGATCAGCGGCTTCAGCGTGCTGTAGCCGTAGTTCTTCGGGGTGAAGGAGCTGCGGTTGACGAGGTATTGGCCGACCGTTCCCAGGTGCGACCAGCCGTCTTCCCGCTTGCTCGCCTCGGTTGCGTTGCGTAGCAGGTTGACCAGCCCGGTATCGCCGCGCAGTTCGTTCTTCGTCTTCTTGCTGGGCTGGACCAGCCGGATCGTCGCCGTGCCGGCGGGCGCGGGCTGTGGCGTTGCCGCCGGAGCCGCCGCCGGGGCGGTAGGTTCCGCCCTCTGTTCCGGAGCGGGCGCGCTGTCTTCCTGCGCATCGACGTAGAAGAACACCGAGCACGCCCGCTTGAACGCCGTCGGCGCCTGCGATTTGCCGAAGCCGTAGACCTGCATGTTGGCGCTGCGCAGGCGCATCACCAGCGGGGTGAAATCCGAATCGCTGGACATCAGCGCGAAGGCGTCGAAGTCGCCGCCGTGCAGCAGGTCCATCGCCTCGATCACCATCGCCATGTCGGAGGCGTTGCCCTTGCTGGTGTAGGCGATCTGCTGCACCGGCTGGATGGCGTTGGATAGCAGCGCCTCGCGCCAGCCGCGGAGGTGCGGGCTGCCCCAGTCGCCGTAGGCGCGGCGCACGTTGGCCATGCCGAGGTCGGCGATCTCGCCCAGCACGTAGTCGAGGGTGGACACCGAGGCGTTGTCGGCATCGATCAGCAGGGCGATCCGCAGGCTGTTCTTCATCGGCTGTCCTCCCCGGAAGACGGCAGCCTAGCAGCTAGAACGCGAACGGCCCGGATCGCTCCGGGCCGTTCGGTGTTGCATCGATGGCGAAGCGGCGCTTACGCCGCGAACAGCGCCTTCATCTTCTTCAGCGCGTTGGCCTCGATCTGGCGGATGCGCTCGGCGGAGACGCCGTACTCGTCGGCCAGTTCCTGCAAGGTCACCTTGCTGTCGGCGTCCAGCCAGCGGCGCCTGATGATGTCGCGCGAGCGCGCATCCAGCTTCGCCATGCCTTCGCGCAGGACTTCCAGCTGGTCGGCCTCGCTGTCGGCGGATTCGTAGGCGGCGGCCGGGTCCTGCTCGTTGGCGACCAGATAGTGCGCCGGTGCGGGCGGGGCGTGGTCGTCGTCGGCGTCGTCGGGCGCGTCGAAGCCGATGTCGCGGCCGGACAGGCGCGACTCCATCTCCAGCACCTCGCGCTCGGACACGTTCAGGTCCTTCGCCACCGCGCTGACTTCCTCGGCGTTGAGCCAGCCCAGGCGGGTCTTGCTCTTGCGCAGGTTGAAGAACAGCTTGCGCTGCGCCTTGGTGGTCGCGACCTTCACGATGCGCCAGTTCTTGATGATGAACTCGTGCATCTCGGCGCGGATCCAGTGCACCGCGAAGCTGACCAGGCGCACGCCCACGGCCGGGTCGAAGCGCTTCACCGCCTTCATCAGGCCGATGTTGCCTTCTTGGATCAGGTCGCCCAGCTGCAGGCCGTAGCCGCTGTAGCCGCGCGCCACGTGCACGACGAAGCGCAGGTGCGACAGGATCAGTTCCTGCGCGGCGGCGATGTCGTTGTCTTCGCGCAAGCGGCGGGCCAGCTGCTGCTCGTCCTCGACGGACAGCACCGGGATCTGGTGGACGCCGCTGATGTAGGCCTCCAGCGAGCCCATGGCGCTGGGGATCGGCAGATTGTTGGCGACGAGCGCGGTGGATGTCATGGCGGGTTCCCTCATGCGGTCGATTCTAGCAGTCGCCATCTATGACTGCTAACCGGGCCGGAAGTTCTGAGCGTTGCATCCGTGGAACGCTGGCCCGTTCAACTTCCATTGGGCCATGCACCCCGTCAAGGCGATGTGGGGACGTTCCGGGCGGGGACAAGCCCGGCCCGGCTTGACAGCGCCGGCGACCGCGCCGATCCTCCCGCACATTCCGAGGGGAGCCCCGTACGGGGCTGAGAAAGCGTCGAGCTGACCCTTGAACCTGATCCGGGTCATACCGGCGTAGGAACGGAAGAAAACGCGCGGCGCCCATGCGGCGGCGCGCGCCGTTGCATCGTCCCGCCCGGATCTCCCGCGTTTCGCACGAGGAGGAGATCCATGCAGCAGCATCCCGACGCCCGTCCGGGCCCCGTCACCACCGGGCCGATCCGCGGCTCGCGCAAGGTCTATCTGTCGCCGCCCGGCCATCCCGACCTGTGCGTGCCGTTCCGCGAGGTCGCGCTGGACGATCCGCACTCGCCGCGGCTGCGCCTTTACGACACCTCCGGGCCCTACACCGAGGACGCCGCCGCCATCGACCTCGCCGCCGGCCTGCCCGCGCCGCGCGAGGCCTGGCTGGCCGCGCGCGGGTTCGAGGACATCGAGGGCCGCGCGGTGCGCCCGGAGGACAACGGCCACGCCAGCGGCGAGCGGCTGGTCGCGCCCTGCCCGGCGCGGCGGCGCCTGCGCCGCGGCCGGCCGGGGCAGCCGGTCACCCAGCTGGAGTTCGCCCGCGCCGGCATCGTCACCGAGGAAATGGTCTTCGCCGCCCACCGCGAGAACCTGGCGCGCACCGCCGCCAGCGCCGAGGAGCTGCAGCGGCTGGCGGCGGGCGAATCGTTCGGCGCCGCACTGCCGGCGCTGGTGACGCCGGAGTTCGTGCGCGCGGAGCTCGCCGCCGGCCGCGCCATCCTCCCGGCCAACATCAACCACCCGGAGCTGGAGCCGATGGTCATCGGCCGCAATTTCCTGGTGAAGGTGAACGCCAACATCGGCAACTCGGCGCTGTCCTCCGGCGTGGCCGAGGAGGTGGAGAAGCTGGTGTGGGCGATCCGCTGGGGCGCGGACACGGTGATGGACCTGTCCACCGGCCGCAACATCCACAACCTGCGCTCGTGGATCCTGCGCAACGCGCCGGTGCCGATCGGCACGGTGCCGCTGTACCAGGCGCTGGAGAAGGTGGGCGGCGACCCGGCGCGGCTCGACTGGGCGGTGTTCGAGGACACCCTGATCGAGCAGGCCGAGCAGGGCGTGGACTACTTCACCATCCATGCCGGCGTGCGCCTGGCCCATGTGCCGCTGACCGTGCGCCGCGTCACCGGGATCGTCTCGCGCGGCGGCTCGATCATGGCGCGCTGGTGCCTGGCGCACCACCGCGAGAACTTCCTGTACGAACGCTTCGACGACATCTGCGCGATCCTGCGCCGGTTCGATGTCGCCTTCTCGCTGGGCGACGGCCTGCGCCCCGGCAGTCTGGCCGACGCCAACGACGCCGCCCAGTTCGCCGAACTCGACACCCTCGGCGAGCTGACGAAGGTCGCGTGGGGCCATGGCTGCCAGGTGATGGTGGAAGGCCCCGGCCACGTGCCGATGCACAAGATCCGCGAGAACATGGACCGCCAGCTCGCCGCCTGCGCGGAGGCGCCGTTCTACACGCTGGGGCCGCTCACCACCGACGCCGCGCCCGGCCACGACCACCTCACCTCGGCGATCGGCGCGGCGATGATCGGCTGGTTCGGCACCGCGATGCTCTGCTACGTGACGCCGAAGGAGCACCTGGGCCTGCCGGACCGCGACGACGTCAAGACCGGCGTCGTCAGCTACAAGATCGCCGCCCACGCCGCCGACCTCGCCAAGGGCCATCCGGCCGCGCAGGCGCACGACGACGCGCTGTCGCGGGCGCGCTTCGCGTTCCGCTGGGAAGACCAGTTCAACCTCTCGCTCGACCCCGACACCGCCCGGGCCTACCACGACGCCACCCTGCCGAAGGAGGCGCACAAGAGCGCGCACTTCTGCTCGATGTGCGGGCCTAAGTTCTGTTCGATGAAGCTCAGCCAGGAGCTGCGCGCGGAGGCGGACGCCGGCATGCGGGCGAAGGCGGCGGAGTTCGCCGAAAGCGGCGGCGAGCTGTACGTGGAGGCGCGATCGTGAGCGCGCGCGTCACCGTGGTCGGCGCCGGCGTGACCGGGCTGGTGGCGGCGCTGGAACTGGCGCTGGCCGGCGCCGAGGTGGAGGTGCTGGAGCGCGCCGTGCGGCCCGGAGGCGCGGGCGCCAGCCGCTTCGCCGGCGGCATGCTGGCGCCGTGGTGCGAATGCGTCGGCGCCGATCCGGCGGTCGCCGAACTCGGCCGGCAGGCGCTGGACTGGTGGCCGGCGCGGTTCCCGGGCACGCGCCGCAACGGCACCCTGGTGGTGGCCGCCGCGCGCGACGTGGCCGAACTCGACGCCTTCGCCCGCCGCAGCGAGCGCTGGTGCCGGCTGGACGCCGACGGCGTGGCCGAGCTCGAACCCGACCTGGCCGGCCGCTTCCGCCACGGGCTGTTCTT is drawn from Thermomonas brevis and contains these coding sequences:
- the rpoH gene encoding RNA polymerase sigma factor RpoH, which gives rise to MTSTALVANNLPIPSAMGSLEAYISGVHQIPVLSVEDEQQLARRLREDNDIAAAQELILSHLRFVVHVARGYSGYGLQLGDLIQEGNIGLMKAVKRFDPAVGVRLVSFAVHWIRAEMHEFIIKNWRIVKVATTKAQRKLFFNLRKSKTRLGWLNAEEVSAVAKDLNVSEREVLEMESRLSGRDIGFDAPDDADDDHAPPAPAHYLVANEQDPAAAYESADSEADQLEVLREGMAKLDARSRDIIRRRWLDADSKVTLQELADEYGVSAERIRQIEANALKKMKALFAA
- the tal gene encoding transaldolase, translating into MTNQLEQLRTLSAVVADTGDIEAIARFRPMDATTNPSLLLKAAALPAYASHIDAAVAAASGDDKVGDACDRLAVAIGGEILKLIPGRVSTEVDARLSFDTEATVAKARRLVQLYADAGIGTDRLLIKIASTWEGIRAAERLEREGIHCNLTLLFSFAQAVACAEAGVFLISPFVGRILDWHLANGMAKPAAPQDDPGVQSVTRIWQHYKRHGYGTVVMGASFRNTGEVLALAGCDRLTISPELLGELAQSDAAVERALADDGQRAAPPAALDEAAFRWQHNEDAMATEKLADGIRKFAADQRKLEALLAAKLG
- a CDS encoding NYN domain-containing protein, whose protein sequence is MKNSLRIALLIDADNASVSTLDYVLGEIADLGMANVRRAYGDWGSPHLRGWREALLSNAIQPVQQIAYTSKGNASDMAMVIEAMDLLHGGDFDAFALMSSDSDFTPLVMRLRSANMQVYGFGKSQAPTAFKRACSVFFYVDAQEDSAPAPEQRAEPTAPAAAPAATPQPAPAGTATIRLVQPSKKTKNELRGDTGLVNLLRNATEASKREDGWSHLGTVGQYLVNRSSFTPKNYGYSTLKPLIVATELFELHEDGNHLRARPVGNTAKKAAKKTAKTAAPAATKKK
- the thiC gene encoding phosphomethylpyrimidine synthase ThiC codes for the protein MQQHPDARPGPVTTGPIRGSRKVYLSPPGHPDLCVPFREVALDDPHSPRLRLYDTSGPYTEDAAAIDLAAGLPAPREAWLAARGFEDIEGRAVRPEDNGHASGERLVAPCPARRRLRRGRPGQPVTQLEFARAGIVTEEMVFAAHRENLARTAASAEELQRLAAGESFGAALPALVTPEFVRAELAAGRAILPANINHPELEPMVIGRNFLVKVNANIGNSALSSGVAEEVEKLVWAIRWGADTVMDLSTGRNIHNLRSWILRNAPVPIGTVPLYQALEKVGGDPARLDWAVFEDTLIEQAEQGVDYFTIHAGVRLAHVPLTVRRVTGIVSRGGSIMARWCLAHHRENFLYERFDDICAILRRFDVAFSLGDGLRPGSLADANDAAQFAELDTLGELTKVAWGHGCQVMVEGPGHVPMHKIRENMDRQLAACAEAPFYTLGPLTTDAAPGHDHLTSAIGAAMIGWFGTAMLCYVTPKEHLGLPDRDDVKTGVVSYKIAAHAADLAKGHPAAQAHDDALSRARFAFRWEDQFNLSLDPDTARAYHDATLPKEAHKSAHFCSMCGPKFCSMKLSQELRAEADAGMRAKAAEFAESGGELYVEARS
- a CDS encoding DUF1203 domain-containing protein, which codes for MNYIVSGLPPEPFAPLFGLDDAALRSRGIQRIHADSESGFPCRITLQDAAPGQTLLLLNWRHLDADSPYRADGPIFVGEWARTAARVRNAIPRQQLGRLLSVRAYDGGGWMRDADVVEGTGLEALIARFFADPQVAFLQAHYARRGCYACRIDRA
- a CDS encoding NAD(P)/FAD-dependent oxidoreductase; the encoded protein is MTAVRPRVAIVGGGFAGLWAARALASAPVEIVLVDRGNHHLFQPLLYQVATAGLSAPDIAAPLRHILRKQKNVEVRMATVIGIDAGAKRIALDDGDTLEFDYLLLASGATHAYFGNDQWARHAPGLKTLDDALDLRRKLLLAFERAEAATDPAERAAWLSFAIVGGGPTGVELAGTLAEIARHTLKDEFRRIDPASARVRLVEAGPRVLAAFPEDLSAQAKRQLEKLGVEVSLGTPVKDITSDGYVLGDAFVPAKTVVWAAGVAASPLGAMLGVPLDRAGRVQVRPDLGVPGHPDIFVAGDLASLMQANGRPVPGVAPAAKQMGRYVAQVIRARLLGGASPPPFAYKDYGNLATIGRMAAVVDLGRLRFSGLLAWWFWLVMHVFFLIGFRNRLVVLLNWWWAYWSYQRAARIILGDDGREPSASE
- a CDS encoding trimeric intracellular cation channel family protein, whose protein sequence is MTTLLLAFDLIGTFVFALSGGTLAVRQRLDLFGVLVLSCAAAVSGGIVRDVLIGAHPPASLADWRYLVTAMAAGLVTFRWHGLIERLRNPVQLFDAAGLALFAVLGTGKALAFGLSPFAAMLLGMVTGIGGGIARDVLVARTPVVLQAELYAVAALAGGGVVALASALHLPQHPAMVAGALACFGLRWMALRHGWRLPVARPRE